A window from Mangifera indica cultivar Alphonso chromosome 2, CATAS_Mindica_2.1, whole genome shotgun sequence encodes these proteins:
- the LOC123208480 gene encoding uncharacterized protein LOC123208480 has product MGVGGGVAEKQYVKAKTSVWWDIENCQVPKGCEPHAIAQNISSAVAKLNYCGPLSISAYGDTNRIPQSVQHALSSTSISLNQVPPGVKDASDKKILVDMLFWAVDNPAPANIMLISGDRDFSNALHQLRMRRYNILLAQPQKASAPLLAAAKSIWLWTSLVAGGPPLTTKLGNKISVPNDMPFVHAQVPQLGNPNEKFSNNALVDILEDQKPLNYHHPDTNYNPKSSLMGPCLDGFAPFSVVQNGCRNQYPPQPLGLNNLPNQPPSVVQKGSGVTKFDPTSMNPKPALLSQSQVNSINIPSSVIWGTSGCPKPSYCVQSLTGFVLLTLNFLKIEKIMPTEGNIIDCIRYGDPKHRSIDIKKALEIAVDQQMVVKQKFGAMNLYVGKNEKLWKCVNPIAGNPMQIPEMTWEKIKKFLVSPGGQSAIMASQCRYEAGTILKNMCLTELTLGDILQILNMVITIKKWIIHNQAGWQPIIIAVAKCSPELGTKSGI; this is encoded by the exons ATGGGAGTTGGAGGAGGAGTTGCAGAGAAGCAATATGTGAAGGCTAAGACTTCAGTGTGGTGGGATATAGAGAATTGTCAGGTCCCAAAAGGGTGTGAGCCTCATGCAATTGCTCAGAATATCAGCTCTGCCGTTGCTAAGTTGAATTACTGTGGACCTTTGTCCATTTCTGCCTATGGTGACACCAATCGGATCCCTCAATCTGTGCAACATGCCCTTTCCAGCACCAGCATCTCCCTCAACCAAGTCCCTCCTG GGGTTAAGGATGCAAGTGACAAGAAAATTCTAGTGGACATGTTGTTCTGGGCAGTGGACAATCCTGCACCTGcaaatataatgttaatttcTGGAGATAGAGATTTCTCCAATGCTCTCCATCAATTGAGGATGAGAAGATACAACATTCTGCTTGCTCAACCGCAGAAAGCCTCAGCTCCTCTCCTTGCCGCTGCCAAGAGCATATGGCTCTGGACAAGTCTTGTGGCTGGAGGCCCTCCATTAACAACTAAACTTGGTAACAAAATTTCTGTCCCTAATGATATGCCTTTTGTTCATGCACAAGTTCCCCAGTTAGGAAATCCTAATGAGAAATTTAGTAATAATGCACTAGTTGATATTCTGGAAGATCAGAAACCACTAAATTATCACCACCCTGATACTAATTATAATCCCAAGAGTTCCCTGATGGGGCCTTGCCTGGATGGATTTGCTCCTTTCAGTGTTGTTCAGAATGGTTGTAGAAATCAATATCCACCACAACCTTTAGGGCTAAACAATCTCCCTAATCAACCTCCTAGTGTTGTCCAAAAGGGTAGTGGAGTCACCAAATTTGATCCTACTAGCATGAATCCAAAGCCTGCATTATTGAGTCAGTCACAA GTGAACTCGATTAACATTCCTAGTAGTGTCATATGGGGGACGTCGGGGTGTCCAAAACCTTCTTATTGTGTCCAAAGTCTCACAGGTTTTGTGTTACTAACATTGAACttcttgaaaattgaaaagataatGCCGACTGAAGGTAATATAATTGATTGCATTCGATATGGGGATCCAAAGCATCGGAGTATTGACATTAAAAAAGCCTTGGAAATTGCTGTTGATCAGCAGATGGTAGTGAAGCAAAAATTTGGAGCTATGAACTTGTATGTTGGTAAGAATGAGAAACTCTGGAAATGTGTGAACCCTATTGCTGGTAATCCTATGCAAATACCGGAAATGACatgggaaaaaattaaaaagtttctgGTGTCTCCTGGAGGACAATCTGCAATAATGGCTTCTCAATGCAG GTATGAAGCCGGTACTATTTTGAAGAATATGTGCTTGACAGAGCTTACATTAGGTGACATACTTCAGATCTTGAACATGGTAATTACCATAAAGAAATGGATTATTCATAATCAAGCAGGATGGCAGCCGATTATCATCGCTGTTGCAAAGTGCAGCCCTGAATTAGGCACTAAATCTGGTATATAA